From Ancylobacter pratisalsi, one genomic window encodes:
- a CDS encoding arginyltransferase — protein MTEHPRDTPQFYLTAPSPCPYLPGREERKVFTHLVGERATQLNDVLTHGGFRRSQSIAYRPACEHCRACVSVRICVDEFQDARSFRRVRQINADLIGDMRAAVPTAEQYSLFRAYLDSRHSDGGMADMTVLDYAMMVEDSHVRTRLIEYRPRGPDTAINGRGQGGLYAVALTDVLADGLSMVYSFYEPDEPGRSIGTYMILDHVTKARQMGLPYVYLGYWVDGSDKMDYKRRFLPQERLMPAGWERVEAG, from the coding sequence GTGACAGAGCACCCGCGCGATACACCGCAGTTCTACCTGACGGCCCCCTCCCCCTGCCCGTACCTCCCGGGCCGTGAGGAACGGAAGGTGTTCACCCATCTCGTCGGCGAGCGGGCGACGCAGCTCAACGACGTGCTTACCCATGGCGGATTTCGTCGCAGCCAGTCTATCGCCTATAGACCGGCCTGCGAGCATTGCCGGGCCTGTGTGTCCGTCAGAATCTGCGTCGATGAATTTCAAGACGCGCGCAGCTTCCGTCGCGTGCGCCAGATCAATGCCGATCTGATTGGAGATATGCGCGCCGCAGTCCCGACCGCGGAGCAATATTCGCTCTTCCGCGCCTATCTCGACAGCCGCCACAGCGATGGGGGCATGGCTGACATGACCGTGCTTGATTACGCCATGATGGTCGAGGACAGCCATGTACGTACCCGCCTGATCGAATATCGCCCGCGCGGTCCGGACACCGCAATCAACGGGCGGGGACAGGGCGGGCTGTACGCGGTCGCGTTGACCGACGTTCTCGCGGACGGGCTGTCGATGGTCTATTCGTTCTACGAGCCCGACGAGCCAGGACGGTCCATCGGCACCTACATGATCCTGGACCACGTCACCAAGGCGCGTCAGATGGGGTTGCCCTACGTCTATCTGGGCTACTGGGTCGATGGCTCCGACAAGATGGACTACAAGCGCCGGTTCCTGCCTCAGGAGCGCCTTATGCCCGCAGGCTGGGAGCGCGTGGAAGCGGGCTGA
- the parC gene encoding DNA topoisomerase IV subunit A produces MGEGPIPTDDGAIEPIGLKAALEERYLAYALSTIMHRALPDARDGLKPVHRRILYGMRLLRLDPGGGFRKSAKIVGDVMGSFHPHGNMAIYDAMVRLAQDFAQRYPLVDGQGNFGNIDGDNAAAERYTEARLTEVARLILDGIDEDAVDFRPNYDGTTEEPVVMPGAFPNLLANGSTGIAVGMATSIPPHNAAELIDASLHLIENPQATTDDLLKFVKGPDFPTGGVIIESPSSMADAYATGRGGFRLRARWEKEDTGRGTYVVVVTEIPYGVAKSRLIEKMADLLNEKKLPLLADVRDESAEDVRVVLEPRARNVDADLLMESLFRLTELEVRFPLNMNVLVGGLVPKVVSLGEALREWVDHRREVLLRRSRHRLAEIEHRLEVLGGYLIAYLNLDEVIRIIREEDEPKPVLMARFELSDVQAEAILNMRLRSLRRLEEFEIRKEHDKLSKEKDGLEKLLSSEDKQWKTVARQLGDTRKMFGPDTALGRRRTTFGEASVHNVGAVIEALVEREPITVVVSEKGWVRALKGHVADLSTLVFKGDDALKLSFHAETTSKLLVFASNGRFYTLDASKLPGGRGHGEPLRLSIDLEQEADIVDVLPYQGARKLLVVAKEGRGFVVNEDDCLANTRKGKQVLGVDAQDATKVVPANGDTVAVIGENRKLLIFPLNQVPEMVRGRGVRLQRYKDGGLSDIKVFTLADGLTWTDTSGRNWTVADLTEWKGDRASAGRLPPKGFPRNNRFG; encoded by the coding sequence ATGGGTGAGGGACCGATTCCGACGGATGATGGCGCGATCGAACCGATCGGGCTGAAGGCGGCGCTTGAAGAGCGCTACCTTGCCTATGCGCTCTCGACCATCATGCACCGCGCATTGCCGGATGCCCGTGATGGACTGAAGCCTGTGCATCGGCGCATTCTTTATGGCATGCGCTTGCTGCGGCTGGATCCAGGCGGCGGCTTCCGCAAGAGCGCAAAGATTGTCGGCGATGTGATGGGTTCGTTCCATCCGCACGGCAACATGGCGATTTACGATGCCATGGTCCGCCTCGCACAGGACTTCGCGCAGCGCTACCCGTTGGTCGACGGGCAGGGCAATTTTGGCAATATCGATGGCGATAACGCTGCCGCCGAGCGCTACACCGAAGCCCGGCTGACGGAGGTCGCGCGGCTGATCCTCGACGGCATCGACGAGGACGCGGTCGATTTCCGTCCGAACTATGACGGCACGACGGAAGAGCCCGTCGTCATGCCCGGCGCGTTCCCGAATCTGCTCGCGAACGGATCGACGGGCATCGCCGTGGGAATGGCGACGTCCATCCCTCCGCATAATGCCGCCGAACTGATCGACGCCAGTCTCCACCTGATCGAGAACCCTCAGGCGACGACGGACGACCTGCTGAAGTTCGTCAAAGGGCCGGATTTCCCCACCGGCGGCGTGATCATTGAATCACCATCCTCGATGGCCGATGCCTATGCGACGGGGCGTGGTGGTTTCCGCCTGCGCGCGCGCTGGGAAAAGGAAGACACCGGCCGCGGCACCTATGTCGTCGTGGTCACGGAGATCCCGTACGGCGTCGCCAAGTCACGCCTGATCGAGAAGATGGCGGATCTTCTCAACGAGAAGAAGCTGCCGCTGCTCGCCGATGTCCGAGACGAGTCCGCCGAGGATGTACGCGTCGTGCTGGAGCCGCGGGCGCGCAATGTCGACGCTGATCTGCTGATGGAGAGTCTGTTCCGGCTCACGGAACTCGAAGTCCGGTTCCCGCTCAACATGAACGTGCTGGTTGGCGGGTTGGTGCCTAAGGTGGTCAGCCTCGGCGAGGCCCTGCGCGAGTGGGTCGACCACCGTCGCGAAGTGCTTCTGCGCCGCTCTCGCCATCGTCTGGCGGAGATTGAACATCGGCTCGAGGTCCTCGGCGGCTATCTCATTGCCTATCTCAATCTCGACGAGGTGATCCGGATCATCCGCGAGGAGGATGAGCCCAAGCCCGTGCTGATGGCGCGATTCGAGCTGAGCGATGTTCAGGCCGAGGCGATCCTGAACATGCGGCTGCGCAGCTTGCGGCGGCTAGAGGAGTTCGAGATCCGCAAGGAGCACGACAAGCTCTCGAAGGAGAAGGACGGTCTGGAGAAGCTGCTTTCCTCGGAGGACAAGCAGTGGAAGACGGTCGCCCGGCAGCTTGGCGATACCCGCAAGATGTTTGGACCGGACACGGCTCTCGGCCGGCGTCGCACCACTTTCGGCGAGGCCAGCGTGCACAATGTCGGGGCCGTGATCGAAGCGCTGGTGGAGCGCGAGCCAATTACGGTGGTGGTGTCTGAAAAGGGCTGGGTGCGGGCGCTGAAGGGCCACGTGGCCGACCTGTCGACGCTGGTCTTCAAGGGTGACGACGCGCTCAAGCTCTCCTTCCATGCGGAGACCACCTCCAAGCTGCTGGTGTTTGCCAGCAACGGCCGCTTCTACACGCTTGATGCCTCCAAGCTGCCCGGCGGCCGTGGCCATGGCGAGCCACTGCGCCTGTCTATCGATCTTGAGCAGGAAGCCGATATCGTCGATGTGCTGCCCTATCAGGGGGCACGGAAGCTCCTGGTGGTGGCCAAGGAAGGGCGTGGCTTTGTTGTCAACGAGGACGACTGCCTCGCCAATACCCGCAAGGGTAAGCAGGTGCTGGGCGTCGACGCGCAGGATGCCACCAAGGTTGTTCCGGCCAATGGCGACACCGTCGCGGTGATCGGCGAAAACCGCAAACTGCTCATTTTCCCGCTGAACCAGGTGCCGGAGATGGTGCGAGGTCGCGGTGTGCGGCTGCAGCGCTACAAGGATGGTGGCCTTAGCGACATCAAGGTATTTACCCTTGCGGATGGCCTCACCTGGACCGACACCTCCGGCCGAAACTGGACCGTCGCCGACCTGACGGAATGGAAGGGGGATCGTGCGAGTGCCGGCCGGCTGCCGCCAAAGGGCTTCCCGAGGAACAACAGATTCGGGTGA
- the recO gene encoding DNA repair protein RecO, which translates to MEWTDEGVIIGVRRHGEANAIIELLTLEHGRHLGIVRGGGSRRQAATLQPGNSVRAVWRARLDEHLGSFTLELTNARAGALMAQAHSAFALGHITALLRLLPERDPHPDLHAFLETMTEHLGDVRLTGMMVARFELMMLAELGFGLDLTRCAATGGRNELLYVSPKSGRAVSRDAGKPWRQQLFDLPFFLIGEVAEPPPAGDVEAAFALTGHFLARRVFEPRGLALPDSRESLVIALRRASDQ; encoded by the coding sequence ATGGAATGGACCGACGAGGGCGTTATCATCGGAGTGCGTCGCCACGGCGAGGCCAACGCCATCATTGAGCTGTTGACGCTTGAGCACGGTCGTCATCTGGGCATTGTGAGAGGTGGCGGCTCACGTCGACAGGCCGCGACACTTCAGCCGGGAAACAGCGTGCGCGCGGTCTGGCGGGCTCGGCTCGACGAACATCTGGGCAGCTTCACCCTGGAGTTGACGAACGCTCGTGCCGGCGCCCTGATGGCGCAGGCGCATTCAGCCTTCGCGCTGGGACACATCACGGCGCTGTTACGGCTTCTGCCTGAGCGGGATCCGCACCCCGATCTGCACGCGTTTCTGGAGACCATGACGGAGCATCTGGGCGACGTGCGCCTGACCGGCATGATGGTCGCGCGTTTCGAACTGATGATGCTTGCCGAACTTGGCTTCGGTCTCGACCTGACGCGATGCGCGGCGACGGGTGGACGTAACGAATTGCTCTATGTCTCGCCCAAGTCTGGGCGCGCGGTCAGTCGCGATGCCGGCAAGCCTTGGCGCCAGCAGTTGTTCGACCTGCCGTTCTTCCTAATTGGGGAGGTCGCGGAACCGCCACCTGCCGGCGACGTCGAAGCTGCCTTCGCGCTCACGGGTCATTTCCTGGCGCGCCGCGTCTTCGAACCGCGCGGGCTCGCCCTGCCAGACTCCCGGGAGTCTCTCGTGATCGCACTGAGGCGGGCGAGCGATCAGTAG
- the era gene encoding GTPase Era, translated as MSETPDTNEMPEATRCGFVALIGAPNAGKSTLTNALVGTKVSIVSHKVQTTRSLVRGIAIEGATQIVLVDTPGIFAPKRRLEKAMVRSAWSGVGDADAVVLLIDARVGLNDEVEAIIKGLANVRRPRAILLNKVDLVKRDSLLELAAAIAERISFDRLFMVSALTGDGLGELREWLAQMLPLGPWLYPEDQISDAPMRMLAAEITREKLFHRLHEELPYRSTVETDSWQERKDGSVRIEQTIFVERESQRKIVLGKGGDTIKAISTAARLELAEIVEAPVHLFLFVKVRENWADDPERYREMGLDFPPTE; from the coding sequence ATGAGCGAAACGCCGGACACGAACGAAATGCCGGAAGCGACACGCTGCGGTTTCGTGGCGCTGATCGGTGCGCCGAATGCAGGCAAATCGACGCTGACCAATGCATTGGTCGGAACCAAGGTGTCGATCGTCTCGCACAAAGTGCAAACAACGCGCAGCCTGGTGCGCGGCATCGCCATTGAGGGCGCGACGCAGATCGTGCTCGTGGACACGCCGGGCATCTTCGCGCCGAAGCGGCGGCTCGAGAAGGCCATGGTGCGTTCTGCGTGGAGTGGCGTAGGCGACGCGGATGCGGTTGTGCTGCTGATCGATGCCCGCGTGGGTTTGAACGATGAGGTGGAGGCGATCATCAAGGGGCTGGCCAATGTTCGGCGTCCCCGCGCGATTCTGCTGAATAAGGTCGATCTGGTTAAGCGCGACAGTTTGCTGGAGCTTGCTGCCGCCATTGCCGAGCGCATCAGCTTTGATCGGTTGTTCATGGTATCGGCCCTCACCGGCGACGGGCTCGGCGAACTGCGTGAATGGCTGGCGCAGATGCTGCCGCTGGGGCCCTGGCTGTATCCCGAAGACCAGATTTCCGATGCGCCAATGCGCATGCTTGCGGCGGAAATCACCCGGGAGAAGCTGTTCCACCGGCTTCACGAGGAACTGCCCTACCGGTCTACCGTTGAGACTGACAGCTGGCAGGAGCGCAAGGACGGCTCGGTACGGATCGAGCAGACCATCTTTGTCGAGCGGGAAAGCCAGCGCAAGATTGTCCTTGGCAAGGGCGGGGACACGATCAAGGCGATTTCGACGGCCGCCCGGCTGGAACTGGCCGAAATCGTCGAGGCGCCCGTTCACCTGTTCCTGTTCGTGAAGGTGCGAGAGAACTGGGCCGACGATCCCGAGCGCTATCGCGAGATGGGCCTCGATTTCCCCCCAACCGAGTGA
- the rnc gene encoding ribonuclease III, translating into MTRGSSRVDQDRGLEALEAALGHRFADRAHLVLALTHISSINGIQGSRARVRSYQRLEFLGDHVLGLVVSDMLYRAFPNAEEGELSRRLADMVCEEACAEVARTMGVAPHIRLGSGEERSGGRERSAILADIAESVLAAAYLDGGFPAAEAMVERFWRPRVKSPGGSVRDPKTALQEWAQARGLPPPTYRLVERSGPDHNPEFRIAVDVPGHEPAEGNGTSKQGAQKLAAAAFLQRVTS; encoded by the coding sequence ATGACGCGCGGCTCCTCCCGCGTCGACCAGGATCGGGGACTCGAGGCGCTTGAAGCTGCGCTCGGGCATCGCTTTGCTGATCGGGCTCATCTCGTACTCGCCTTGACCCATATCAGTTCAATCAATGGGATTCAGGGATCGCGCGCGCGCGTACGTTCGTACCAGAGGCTGGAATTCCTCGGCGATCATGTTCTCGGGCTGGTGGTCTCGGACATGCTCTATCGCGCCTTCCCCAACGCTGAAGAAGGCGAGCTTTCCCGCCGTCTCGCGGATATGGTGTGCGAGGAAGCCTGTGCCGAGGTTGCGCGGACAATGGGGGTTGCCCCGCACATCCGGCTCGGCTCCGGCGAAGAGCGCTCTGGTGGGCGCGAGCGCAGTGCCATTCTTGCAGACATCGCAGAGTCCGTGCTCGCGGCGGCTTACCTCGATGGTGGATTTCCAGCTGCCGAGGCGATGGTCGAACGATTCTGGCGACCGCGCGTCAAGTCGCCGGGCGGATCCGTGCGGGACCCCAAGACGGCTCTCCAGGAATGGGCGCAGGCGAGGGGACTTCCGCCGCCGACGTACCGGCTGGTCGAACGTTCCGGTCCCGATCATAATCCGGAATTCCGGATCGCCGTCGACGTGCCGGGCCATGAGCCGGCCGAAGGCAATGGCACTTCGAAACAGGGCGCGCAGAAGCTCGCCGCTGCGGCTTTCCTCCAACGGGTGACCTCATGA
- the lepB gene encoding signal peptidase I: MTSTTEPKKTEGGLGETVKVIIQAFLIAIVIRTFLFQPFNIPSGSMKETLLVGDYLFVSKFSYGYSRFSFPFSPPIFDGRLLGSTPNRGDVVVFKLPRDEATDYIKRVIGLPGDEIQMIDGVLHINGTAVKREDAGYWMDDEGGGRVQRVKRWTETLPNGVSYYTLDLVDNGFYDNTPVYKVPPGHYFMMGDNRDNSTDSRVLSQVGYVPYENLIGRAQMIFFSVREGEPAWQFWKWPWTVRWDRLFSFVR, encoded by the coding sequence ATGACCTCGACCACCGAACCCAAGAAGACGGAAGGCGGACTCGGCGAGACCGTCAAGGTCATCATTCAGGCGTTTCTTATCGCCATCGTCATCCGAACCTTCCTGTTTCAGCCGTTCAACATTCCGTCCGGCTCGATGAAGGAAACGCTGCTCGTCGGCGATTATCTTTTCGTCTCGAAGTTCAGCTACGGCTATAGTCGGTTTTCCTTCCCGTTCTCGCCTCCCATCTTTGATGGGCGTCTGCTCGGCTCCACGCCGAACCGTGGCGATGTTGTCGTCTTCAAGCTGCCGCGCGACGAGGCCACAGACTACATCAAGCGGGTGATCGGCCTGCCGGGCGACGAGATCCAGATGATCGATGGCGTCCTGCACATCAATGGCACGGCGGTTAAACGCGAAGACGCGGGCTATTGGATGGACGATGAGGGTGGCGGGCGTGTGCAGCGTGTGAAGCGCTGGACCGAGACGTTGCCGAACGGCGTCAGTTATTACACGCTCGACCTTGTCGATAACGGTTTTTACGACAACACGCCGGTCTACAAGGTGCCGCCTGGCCACTATTTCATGATGGGCGACAACCGTGACAACTCGACGGATAGCCGCGTGCTCAGTCAGGTTGGCTACGTTCCCTACGAGAACCTGATCGGTCGTGCGCAGATGATCTTCTTCTCCGTGAGGGAGGGAGAGCCTGCCTGGCAGTTCTGGAAGTGGCCCTGGACCGTGCGCTGGGACCGCCTGTTCTCCTTCGTGCGATGA
- the acpS gene encoding holo-ACP synthase — protein sequence MIIGIGSDITDARRVAEVLERHGERFLERVFTPVERAKSDRRKRRAESYAKRFAAKEACAKALGTGLSQGVFWRDMGVVNLPSGRPTMQLTGGAQERLDSLIPPGCEARIDLTITDDGPLAQAFVIISAVPITGGV from the coding sequence ATGATCATCGGGATCGGCTCGGATATCACGGATGCACGCCGCGTCGCCGAGGTGCTGGAGCGCCACGGCGAGCGCTTCCTGGAGCGGGTTTTCACCCCCGTCGAGCGCGCCAAATCCGACCGACGCAAGCGGCGCGCCGAAAGCTATGCAAAGCGTTTCGCCGCCAAGGAAGCCTGCGCCAAGGCCTTGGGCACCGGACTGTCGCAGGGCGTGTTCTGGCGCGATATGGGCGTGGTCAACCTTCCGTCCGGCCGGCCGACCATGCAGCTCACCGGCGGGGCCCAGGAAAGGCTCGATTCTCTCATCCCGCCGGGCTGCGAGGCGAGGATTGACCTAACGATAACCGATGATGGTCCGCTGGCTCAGGCCTTCGTCATTATTAGCGCCGTACCGATCACAGGCGGGGTATGA
- a CDS encoding pyridoxine 5'-phosphate synthase, translated as MTPILPPLRLGVNVDHVATVRNARGGTMPDPVRAAQLAAAAGADGITAHLREDRRHIRDSDMKRLRDVLQIPLNFEMAATEEMVALAIEIKPHASCLVPERREERTTEGGLDVIGGGIDLARKVERLSHNGIRVSLFIAPDADQIARAADIGAAVVELHTGAWCEFIAHGEHEAAEAEFNRLVASARLATELGLEVHAGHGLDFATAARISELSEVRELNIGHFLIGEAIFGGLEAAIREMRKAMARGRALCSKVA; from the coding sequence ATGACCCCAATTCTTCCCCCGCTGCGCCTTGGCGTGAACGTGGACCATGTCGCCACCGTGCGGAACGCGCGCGGAGGAACGATGCCCGATCCGGTGCGCGCGGCTCAACTCGCGGCGGCTGCGGGCGCCGATGGGATTACGGCGCATCTGCGAGAGGATCGTCGGCATATCCGCGACTCTGACATGAAGCGCTTGCGCGACGTGTTGCAGATCCCGCTGAACTTCGAGATGGCGGCGACCGAAGAGATGGTGGCGCTTGCGATCGAGATCAAACCTCATGCCTCGTGCCTCGTGCCGGAGCGTCGGGAGGAGCGCACAACCGAGGGTGGTCTTGATGTGATTGGCGGCGGCATTGATCTCGCCCGCAAGGTGGAGAGACTGAGCCATAACGGCATCCGGGTCTCGCTGTTCATCGCGCCGGACGCTGACCAGATCGCGCGTGCTGCCGATATTGGTGCTGCCGTGGTGGAACTTCACACCGGCGCCTGGTGCGAGTTCATCGCGCACGGAGAGCATGAGGCCGCCGAGGCTGAATTCAATCGGTTGGTCGCGAGTGCTCGACTGGCAACCGAACTCGGCCTCGAAGTTCACGCCGGCCACGGGCTGGATTTTGCCACGGCTGCGCGGATTTCCGAGCTGTCTGAGGTGCGGGAGCTCAACATCGGCCATTTTCTGATCGGCGAAGCGATCTTCGGTGGGCTGGAAGCTGCGATCCGCGAGATGCGCAAAGCCATGGCGCGCGGTCGCGCGCTTTGTTCAAAGGTCGCATGA
- the pyrE gene encoding orotate phosphoribosyltransferase, whose protein sequence is MTQDDVLAEFRDAGALLEGHFILSSGLRSPVFLQKMFIFQDPVRTARLCKALAEKAEAAFGKIDYVVSPAIGGIVPGYETARQLGAKAVFVERENGVFQLRRGFAIPEDARVLMVEDIVTTGLSSRECLASLAEHTRNIVGAACLIDRSGGKADLGVKLVALAQLDIPAYPADSLPPELAALPAVKPGSRSIQGAKA, encoded by the coding sequence ATGACACAGGACGACGTACTGGCCGAATTCCGAGACGCGGGCGCATTGCTCGAGGGGCATTTTATCCTGTCCTCGGGGCTTCGCAGCCCGGTCTTCCTGCAGAAGATGTTCATCTTCCAGGATCCGGTCCGCACGGCACGGTTATGCAAGGCGCTGGCTGAAAAGGCAGAAGCCGCGTTTGGCAAGATCGACTACGTGGTCTCGCCCGCGATCGGCGGAATTGTTCCGGGCTATGAGACGGCGCGCCAGCTCGGCGCGAAAGCGGTTTTCGTCGAGCGTGAGAACGGCGTGTTCCAGCTCCGTCGCGGCTTTGCGATCCCGGAAGACGCGCGCGTGCTGATGGTCGAGGATATCGTCACCACGGGGCTTTCCTCGCGCGAATGTCTTGCCTCCCTTGCAGAGCACACCCGGAACATCGTTGGAGCCGCTTGCCTGATCGACCGTTCGGGCGGGAAGGCGGATCTGGGCGTCAAACTGGTCGCTCTTGCTCAGCTCGACATCCCGGCCTATCCGGCAGACAGCCTGCCGCCGGAGCTTGCCGCGCTGCCGGCCGTTAAGCCGGGCAGCCGCAGTATCCAGGGCGCAAAGGCCTGA
- a CDS encoding transglutaminase-like domain-containing protein — protein MRIRYGFRIALDCAQPTPTSFAVDVHSSRTTDIIISSPFLIHDENREPVASSRALDMFGNIRRRAVLPVGRTLLEMDGMIDDSGAHDAVAGFAGQSPIEDLPEEAMTFLLGSRYCETDLLSNDAWSLFGHTPEGWSRVQAICDFVHDHVAFGYAHADCTRSAAATLRDGRGVCRDFAHLAITFCRAMNIPARYCTGYLGDIGVPADPAPMDFSAWFEAYLDGRWYTFDARHNRPRVGRIVMARGRDATDVPIVNTFGAHRLGGFEVWTDEVAEQRAVA, from the coding sequence ATGCGGATTCGCTATGGCTTTCGTATCGCGCTCGATTGCGCCCAGCCGACACCGACCAGTTTCGCTGTCGATGTGCATTCCTCGCGTACAACTGACATCATCATCAGCTCGCCGTTTCTGATCCACGATGAAAACCGGGAGCCGGTGGCAAGCAGCCGGGCCCTCGATATGTTCGGCAATATCCGACGCCGCGCTGTGCTTCCGGTTGGCCGCACGCTGCTGGAAATGGACGGGATGATTGATGACAGCGGCGCTCACGATGCTGTCGCAGGCTTTGCTGGCCAGAGTCCGATCGAGGATCTGCCCGAAGAGGCGATGACATTTCTTCTGGGCAGCCGCTATTGCGAGACGGATCTTCTGAGCAACGACGCGTGGAGCCTTTTCGGCCACACTCCCGAGGGCTGGTCGCGTGTTCAGGCCATTTGTGACTTCGTTCACGACCATGTTGCGTTCGGCTATGCCCATGCAGACTGCACGCGCTCGGCCGCCGCGACTCTGCGCGATGGGCGCGGCGTATGCCGTGACTTCGCTCACCTTGCGATCACCTTCTGCCGAGCGATGAACATTCCGGCGCGCTATTGCACTGGCTATCTTGGCGACATCGGGGTGCCTGCCGATCCCGCACCGATGGATTTCAGCGCGTGGTTCGAAGCCTATCTCGATGGCCGTTGGTACACTTTCGACGCACGACACAACAGGCCCCGGGTCGGGCGCATCGTCATGGCGCGCGGCCGCGACGCCACGGATGTGCCGATCGTCAACACATTCGGGGCGCACAGGCTCGGCGGCTTTGAGGTCTGGACAGACGAGGTCGCGGAGCAGCGCGCGGTTGCGTAA